One window from the genome of Aeromonas sp. FDAARGOS 1405 encodes:
- a CDS encoding alternative ribosome-rescue factor A: protein MAKIRVDQPALPREENAQGGHYAHQRGEIKDNHLHALLSDPLFRSRVERNKKGKGSYQRKAKFGKRWEPGQQQMISVCC, encoded by the coding sequence ATGGCCAAAATTCGGGTCGACCAACCCGCCCTCCCCCGTGAGGAGAATGCGCAAGGGGGCCACTATGCCCATCAGCGCGGTGAGATAAAGGATAACCATCTGCATGCCCTGCTCTCCGATCCCCTGTTTCGCAGCCGGGTCGAGCGCAACAAGAAGGGCAAGGGGAGTTACCAGCGCAAGGCCAAATTTGGCAAGCGGTGGGAGCCCGGCCAACAACAGATGATCAGCGTCTGCTGCTGA
- the zntR gene encoding Zn(2+)-responsive transcriptional regulator, with amino-acid sequence MYRIGELAKACGVKADTLRFYEKNGLISPGIRNESGYRLYSEQDRRRLEFIIRAKSVGFSLADIGELLDLDTNKAKVTCQEVKAVADTKLAQVEQKIIELTRFRDNLRELSNICCGGPRSAEHCAILETLESGAPAHHEHHNHDQHDPVHG; translated from the coding sequence ATGTATCGGATCGGTGAACTGGCCAAGGCGTGCGGGGTCAAGGCAGATACCCTGCGTTTTTACGAGAAGAACGGGCTTATCTCACCGGGGATCCGCAACGAATCCGGCTACCGCCTCTACAGTGAACAGGACAGGCGGCGGCTGGAGTTCATCATTCGCGCCAAGTCGGTGGGATTCTCGCTGGCCGATATCGGCGAGCTGCTCGACCTCGATACCAACAAGGCCAAAGTCACCTGTCAGGAGGTGAAAGCAGTGGCCGACACCAAGCTGGCCCAGGTGGAGCAGAAGATCATCGAACTGACCCGCTTTCGCGACAATCTGCGCGAGCTCTCCAATATCTGCTGCGGCGGCCCCCGCTCGGCGGAGCACTGCGCCATCCTCGAGACGCTGGAATCTGGTGCACCGGCCCATCACGAGCATCACAACCACGACCAGCATGACCCGGTTCACGGCTGA
- the purH gene encoding bifunctional phosphoribosylaminoimidazolecarboxamide formyltransferase/IMP cyclohydrolase codes for MEQARPIRRALLSVSDKTGILEFAKALNERGVALLSTGGTAKLLGEAGLPVTEVSDYTGFPEMMDGRVKTLHPKVHGGILGRRDQDDAIMAQHAISPIDMVVVNLYPFAATVAKAGCTLADAVENIDIGGPTMVRSAAKNHKDVAIVVKAADYDRVIREMDANGNSLKLATRFDLAIKAFEHTAAYDGMIANYFGTMVPSYGDNKEGDEESRFPRTFNSQFIKKQDMRYGENSHQAAAFYAEEHAAPGSVSSATQLQGKALSYNNIADTDAALECVKEFDEPACVIVKHANPCGVAIGNDLLSAYDRAYQTDPTSAFGGIIAFNRELDGATAKAIVERQFVEVIIAPTVSQEARDAVAAKQNVRLLECGQWTAPAQGFDLKRVNGGLLVQERDLGMVTLGDLTVVSKRQPTEAELQDLLFCWKVAKFVKSNAIVYAKDGQTIGVGAGQMSRVYSAKIAGIKAADEGLTVAGSVMASDAFFPFRDGIDAAAQAGISCVIQPGGSMRDQEVIDAANEHGMCMVFTNMRHFRH; via the coding sequence ATGGAACAAGCTCGACCCATTCGCCGTGCACTGCTGAGTGTGTCTGACAAAACTGGCATTCTGGAATTTGCCAAGGCACTCAACGAGCGTGGTGTTGCCCTGCTCTCCACGGGCGGTACCGCCAAGCTGCTTGGCGAGGCGGGTCTGCCGGTGACCGAGGTCTCCGACTACACGGGTTTCCCTGAAATGATGGATGGCCGGGTCAAGACCCTGCATCCCAAGGTTCATGGCGGCATCCTCGGTCGTCGGGATCAGGATGACGCCATCATGGCCCAGCACGCTATCTCCCCCATCGACATGGTTGTCGTCAACCTCTACCCCTTTGCTGCCACCGTGGCCAAAGCGGGCTGCACCCTGGCCGATGCGGTCGAGAACATCGACATCGGCGGCCCGACCATGGTGCGTTCTGCCGCCAAAAACCATAAAGATGTCGCTATCGTCGTCAAAGCTGCCGACTATGATCGGGTTATTCGCGAAATGGATGCCAACGGCAACAGTCTGAAACTGGCGACTCGTTTCGATCTGGCGATCAAAGCCTTCGAGCACACCGCTGCCTACGACGGTATGATCGCTAACTACTTCGGCACCATGGTGCCCTCTTATGGCGACAACAAGGAGGGTGATGAGGAGTCCCGCTTCCCGCGCACCTTCAACAGCCAGTTCATCAAGAAGCAGGACATGCGCTACGGCGAAAACAGCCATCAGGCTGCCGCTTTCTACGCCGAAGAGCATGCCGCGCCGGGTTCTGTCTCCAGCGCGACCCAGTTGCAGGGCAAGGCGCTCTCCTACAACAACATCGCCGACACTGACGCGGCGCTGGAGTGCGTGAAGGAGTTCGACGAGCCGGCCTGCGTTATCGTCAAGCATGCCAACCCGTGTGGCGTGGCCATCGGTAACGACCTGCTGAGTGCCTACGATCGCGCTTACCAGACCGACCCCACCTCTGCTTTCGGCGGCATCATAGCCTTCAACCGTGAGCTGGATGGCGCCACCGCCAAGGCCATCGTCGAGCGTCAGTTTGTTGAGGTGATCATTGCCCCAACCGTCAGCCAGGAGGCCCGCGACGCGGTCGCCGCCAAGCAGAACGTGCGTCTGCTCGAATGCGGTCAGTGGACGGCCCCGGCGCAAGGGTTTGACCTCAAGCGCGTCAACGGCGGTTTGCTGGTGCAGGAGCGGGACCTCGGCATGGTGACGCTGGGTGACCTGACCGTGGTCAGCAAGCGCCAGCCGACTGAGGCCGAGCTGCAAGATTTGTTGTTCTGCTGGAAAGTTGCCAAGTTCGTCAAATCCAACGCCATTGTCTACGCCAAAGATGGCCAGACCATCGGTGTCGGCGCCGGCCAGATGAGCCGCGTCTACTCCGCTAAAATCGCCGGTATCAAGGCGGCTGATGAAGGGTTGACCGTGGCGGGCTCCGTGATGGCCTCCGATGCCTTCTTCCCGTTCCGCGACGGTATTGATGCTGCCGCGCAGGCCGGTATCTCTTGCGTGATCCAGCCGGGTGGCTCGATGCGCGATCAGGAGGTGATCGACGCCGCCAACGAACACGGTATGTGCATGGTCTTCACCAACATGCGCCACTTCCGTCACTGA
- the purD gene encoding phosphoribosylamine--glycine ligase, producing the protein MKVLIIGNGGREHALAWKAKQSPLVTRVFVAPGNAGTAHEGSIENVAIAATDIPALLAFAKEQRIGLTIVGPEAPLVKGVVDAFRAEGLAIFGPTAASAQLEGSKAFAKDFLARHAIPTAEYQNFTEVEPALAYLREKGAPIVIKADGLAAGKGVIVAMTLTEAEEAVRDMLSGNAFGDAGARVVIEEFLEGEEASFIVMVDGEHVLPMATSQDHKRVGDGDTGLNTGGMGAYSPAPVVTDEVHRKVMEQVIMPTVRGMAAEGNVYTGFLYAGLMIDGAGNPKVIEFNCRFGDPETQPIMLRMRSDLVELCLAACAGKLDQVEANYDPRVAIGVVLAAGGYPGDYQQGKAISGLPVEEASGEKVFHAGTRLEGDTVVTAGGRVLCATALGHTVAEAQQRAYQLAARIQWDGVFYRNDIGWRAIEREQQAG; encoded by the coding sequence ATGAAAGTACTGATCATTGGCAATGGTGGCCGCGAACACGCCCTGGCCTGGAAGGCCAAGCAATCCCCTCTGGTGACCCGGGTCTTCGTCGCCCCCGGCAATGCTGGCACCGCGCACGAAGGGAGTATCGAGAACGTGGCTATCGCAGCTACCGATATTCCAGCTCTGCTGGCGTTTGCCAAGGAGCAGCGCATCGGTCTGACCATCGTTGGCCCGGAAGCGCCGCTGGTGAAAGGGGTGGTCGATGCCTTCCGTGCCGAGGGGCTGGCCATCTTCGGTCCGACCGCGGCTTCTGCTCAGCTGGAGGGCTCCAAGGCCTTTGCCAAGGATTTCCTGGCCCGTCACGCCATCCCGACTGCCGAGTACCAGAACTTCACCGAGGTGGAGCCCGCGCTGGCCTATCTGCGCGAGAAGGGAGCGCCCATCGTCATCAAGGCCGATGGTCTGGCCGCAGGTAAGGGGGTTATCGTGGCGATGACCCTGACCGAGGCCGAAGAGGCCGTGCGCGATATGCTCTCCGGCAATGCCTTTGGCGACGCCGGTGCCCGGGTGGTGATCGAGGAGTTTCTGGAAGGGGAAGAGGCGAGCTTCATCGTCATGGTCGATGGCGAGCATGTGCTGCCGATGGCCACCAGTCAGGATCACAAGCGGGTGGGGGATGGCGATACCGGCCTCAATACTGGCGGGATGGGCGCCTATTCGCCGGCGCCTGTGGTGACTGATGAAGTGCACCGCAAGGTGATGGAGCAGGTGATTATGCCGACCGTGCGCGGTATGGCGGCTGAGGGCAACGTCTACACCGGTTTCCTCTACGCTGGCCTGATGATCGACGGTGCAGGCAATCCCAAGGTGATCGAGTTCAACTGCCGCTTTGGTGATCCCGAGACCCAGCCCATCATGCTGCGGATGCGCTCCGATCTTGTGGAGCTCTGTCTGGCCGCCTGTGCCGGCAAGCTGGATCAGGTGGAAGCGAATTATGACCCCCGCGTAGCCATTGGTGTGGTGCTGGCTGCTGGCGGTTATCCCGGCGACTACCAGCAGGGCAAGGCCATTAGCGGTCTGCCGGTGGAAGAGGCGAGCGGCGAGAAGGTATTCCACGCGGGTACCCGCCTTGAGGGCGATACCGTAGTGACCGCCGGTGGCCGCGTGCTGTGCGCGACTGCGCTGGGCCATACAGTGGCTGAAGCGCAGCAGCGTGCCTATCAGCTGGCTGCCCGTATCCAGTGGGACGGTGTCTTCTATCGCAATGACATCGGCTGGCGCGCCATCGAGCGTGAACAGCAGGCAGGCTGA
- a CDS encoding cytochrome b562, translating into MLKTVRPLLLPLMFGLIALPAMAGDLEQPMKKIGFNYKQAVKADDPATMEKHINEMKAQLDVAKQKNMPAAKKEKFLEGMNEVQTELDASLAALKAGDEAKAREHLAKVNDLKKEYHKYAKQKG; encoded by the coding sequence ATGTTGAAAACTGTTCGCCCCCTGCTGCTGCCTCTGATGTTCGGTCTGATCGCGTTGCCTGCCATGGCTGGCGATCTGGAACAGCCGATGAAGAAGATTGGCTTCAACTACAAGCAGGCGGTCAAGGCTGATGATCCGGCTACCATGGAGAAGCACATCAACGAGATGAAGGCCCAGCTGGATGTGGCCAAGCAGAAGAACATGCCTGCCGCCAAGAAGGAGAAGTTCCTCGAAGGCATGAATGAGGTACAGACCGAGCTGGATGCCAGCCTGGCTGCGCTCAAGGCCGGTGACGAAGCCAAGGCGCGCGAGCACCTGGCCAAGGTCAACGACCTGAAGAAGGAGTATCACAAGTATGCCAAGCAAAAAGGGTGA
- a CDS encoding cytochrome b/b6 domain-containing protein, whose product MPSKKGDPFRWDAVVRLTHWGVAAICIGNLWVNEAGEEWHEWLGYGAIGLVSLRLLWGLTFARGYARLSALIPSGEDFRQQAREMRERQPPAPGHHGSGKLAVWALWLVVLATAGSGWFQNTETGFELGADEWHEWCVVALQGLIGLHLLAIVFTSWRQRSNLVTRMLPAIGSRSSIQSGSNEQT is encoded by the coding sequence ATGCCAAGCAAAAAGGGTGATCCCTTTCGCTGGGATGCTGTGGTTCGCCTGACCCATTGGGGTGTGGCGGCGATCTGTATCGGCAACCTCTGGGTTAACGAAGCGGGGGAGGAGTGGCACGAGTGGCTGGGTTACGGCGCCATTGGGCTGGTCTCCTTGCGTCTGCTCTGGGGGCTCACTTTCGCCCGTGGCTACGCTCGCCTTAGTGCCTTAATCCCCAGCGGTGAGGATTTTCGCCAGCAAGCGCGCGAGATGCGTGAGCGGCAGCCTCCGGCACCGGGTCATCACGGCAGCGGCAAGCTGGCTGTGTGGGCGCTCTGGCTGGTCGTGCTGGCGACAGCAGGCAGCGGCTGGTTTCAGAATACCGAGACGGGATTTGAACTGGGGGCTGACGAGTGGCATGAGTGGTGCGTGGTGGCGCTGCAGGGACTGATTGGTCTGCATCTGCTGGCCATCGTCTTCACCTCCTGGCGCCAGCGCAGCAATCTGGTTACCCGGATGCTGCCTGCCATCGGGAGTCGCTCATCCATCCAGAGCGGCAGCAACGAGCAAACCTGA
- a CDS encoding site-specific integrase, with translation MPLTPNDIAALPAKTNAYYRMDDTRTRGAGGLGVKVLPSGGKMFVFRYMREGKRAFIQLGSFPTLCLADARNKARALSQTIRDGLDPKDEQERQSKEREQAKREHEQQGTIGQLFQSYTQQMKKDGKRTHAAVMLALEKETYPHLSKTTKAKDVTAHDIKIILAHMIRRGASTQSNRVRSYLMAAFNYGLKHDNDPANFIDDAKFGLVMNPVDAIPKQKAAERVGERFLSWSETRQLLDDMEQPTSLGPTLRNLIRLCFFTGGQRPNELAESRWANIDWQAKTLTITADISKNKRIHIVPLTDSALLVLRFQQELAGDSPFIFPHALQSDKPMPMASLSQAIDRYRKRTQMEHFIPRDFRRTCKTLMGELGIAKDLRDRLQNHARNDVSSKHYDRYEYLPEKRHALELWERRLLQTEMDPGVSANLGE, from the coding sequence ATGCCATTAACGCCCAATGATATCGCTGCACTACCAGCGAAAACCAATGCCTATTACAGGATGGATGATACCCGTACTCGTGGGGCTGGTGGGCTAGGGGTCAAAGTTCTTCCAAGTGGTGGCAAGATGTTTGTCTTCCGCTACATGCGCGAAGGAAAGCGGGCCTTCATCCAACTTGGCAGTTTTCCCACGCTGTGCCTTGCCGATGCCCGCAACAAAGCCCGGGCCTTGAGCCAGACAATCCGAGATGGTTTAGACCCCAAAGATGAGCAAGAACGACAATCAAAAGAGCGTGAGCAGGCCAAGCGAGAGCATGAGCAACAAGGCACCATAGGGCAGTTATTCCAAAGCTATACCCAACAGATGAAGAAAGACGGTAAACGTACCCATGCGGCTGTGATGTTGGCGTTGGAAAAAGAGACATACCCGCATCTGAGCAAGACGACCAAAGCAAAGGATGTGACCGCTCATGATATCAAGATCATTTTGGCCCACATGATACGCCGGGGAGCAAGCACCCAGTCAAACCGGGTACGTAGTTACCTGATGGCAGCCTTCAATTACGGCCTCAAGCACGACAACGATCCTGCCAACTTCATAGATGATGCTAAGTTTGGCCTTGTGATGAACCCAGTGGACGCGATACCCAAACAGAAAGCTGCGGAGCGCGTCGGAGAACGATTCCTATCATGGAGCGAAACCCGTCAACTACTCGATGATATGGAGCAGCCAACGAGCCTTGGCCCGACCCTACGCAACCTGATCCGGTTGTGTTTCTTCACCGGAGGTCAGAGGCCCAATGAACTGGCTGAATCCCGTTGGGCCAATATTGATTGGCAAGCCAAAACTCTGACCATTACCGCCGACATTTCAAAAAATAAGCGTATCCACATTGTTCCACTCACTGATAGCGCCTTGCTTGTCCTTCGGTTCCAACAAGAGCTAGCTGGTGATAGCCCTTTTATCTTTCCTCACGCCCTGCAGTCGGATAAGCCTATGCCGATGGCATCACTGAGCCAAGCTATCGACCGTTACAGAAAACGAACCCAGATGGAGCATTTTATCCCCCGTGACTTCCGGCGTACCTGTAAAACCCTGATGGGTGAGCTTGGTATTGCCAAAGATCTGCGCGACCGCCTCCAGAATCACGCCCGGAATGACGTATCCAGCAAACACTATGATCGTTATGAATATCTTCCAGAAAAGCGTCATGCCTTGGAATTATGGGAACGACGCTTGCTGCAGACTGAAATGGATCCTGGTGTCTCTGCAAACCTTGGGGAGTAA